In a genomic window of Piliocolobus tephrosceles isolate RC106 chromosome 1, ASM277652v3, whole genome shotgun sequence:
- the ZMYM1 gene encoding zinc finger MYM-type protein 1 isoform X5: MKPAKPLISVPCKPLKPSDEMIETTSDLGKTELFCSINCFSAYSKAKMESSSVNVVSVVHDTSTELLSPKKDTTPVISNIVSLADTDVALPIMNTDVLQDTVSSVTATADVIVELSKSSPSEPSSAIASSSMEQPSLSPSSSVFSQHAIGSSIEVQKDNMKSMKISDELCHPKCTSKVQKVKGKSRSIKKSCCADFQCLENSKKDVAFCYSCQLFCQKYFSCGRESFATHGTSNWKKTLEKFSKHEKSEMHLKSLEFWREYQFCDGAVSDDLSIHSKQIEGNKKYLKLIIENILFLGKQCLPLRGNDQSVSSANKGNFLELLEMRAKDKGEETFRLMNSQVDFYNSTQIQSDIIEIIKTEMLQDIVNEINDSSAFSIICDETTNSAMKEQLSICVRYPQKSSKAILIKERFLGFVDTEEMTGTHLHSTIKTYLQQIGVDMDKIHGQAYDSTTNLRIKFNKVAAEFKKEEPRALYIHCYAHFLDLSIIRFCKEVKELRSALKTLSSLFNTICMSGEMLANFQNICRLSQNKTCKKHISQSCWTVHDRTLLSVIDTLPEIIETLEVIASHSSNTSFADELSHLLTLVSKFEFVFCLKFLYRVLSVTGILSKELQNKTIDIFSLSSKIEAILECLSSERNDVYFKTIWDGAEEICQKITCKGFKIEKPSLQKRRKIQKSVDLGSSDNTFFPTSTEEQYKINIYYQGLDTVLQNLKLCFSEFDYCKIKEISELLFKWNEPLNESTAKHVQEFYKLDEDIIPELRFYRHYAKLNFVIDDNCINFVSLGCLFIQHGLHSNIPCLSKLLYIALSWPITSASTENSFSTLPRLKTYLCNTLGQEKLTGPALMAVEQELVNKLMEPERLNEIVEKFISQMKEI; encoded by the exons ATG AAACCTGCCAAACCACTTATATCTGTTCCTTGCAAACCATTGAAGCCCTCAGATGAAATGATTGAGACTACCAGTGATTTGGGGAAGACAGAGCTTTTCTGCTCTATTAATTGTTTCTCTGCATACAGTAAAGCTAAGATGGAATCTTCTTCAG taaATGTTGTTTCCGTGGTGCACGATACTTCAACAGAGCTTCTCTCTCCAAAGAAAGATACAACTCCAGTTATAAGCAATATAGTGTCATTGGCAGACACCGATGTTGCCTTGCCCATCATGAACACTGATGTCTTACAAG ATACAGTTTCTTCAGTAACAGCAACAGCAGATGTCATTGTGGag CTTTCTAAGAGTTCACCTAGTGAACCCAGTAGTGCTATTGCAAGTAGTAGTATGGAACAGCCAAGCCTTTCACCATCTTCATCAGTATTCAGTCAGCATGCAATTGGTTCCAGTATAGAAGTACAAAAAGACAATATGAAATCTATGAAAATAAGTGATGAACTATGTCACCCAAAATGTACATCCAAAGTACAAAAAGTTAAAGGTAAATCAAGAAGTATTAAAAAATCTTGTTGTGCAGATTTTCAGTGTTTGGAAAACAGTAAAAAAGATGTGGCATTCTGTTATTCATGCCAGTTGTTCTGCCAAAAATATTTTAGCTGTGGAAGAGAGTCATTTGCAACCCATGGAACCTCTAATTGGAAAAAAACTCTGGAAAAATTCAGCAAGCATGAAAAAAGTGAAATGCATTTGAAGTCACTGGAATTTTGGAGAGAATACCAATTTTGTGATGGAGCTGTCAGTGATGATTTATCTATTCATTCGAAACAGATTGAGGGAAATAAAAAGTACCTAAAGcttataattgaaaatattttatttcttggaaaGCAGTGTTTACCCTTAAGAGGAAACGACCAGTCAGTTTCATCTGCGAATAAAGGCAATTTTTTAGAATTGTTAGAAATGAGAGCAAAAGATAAAGGAGAAGAAACATTTCGACTCATGAATTCACAAGTTGACTTCTATAACAGTACACAAATTCAAAGTgatattattgaaataataaagacTGAAATGTTGCAGGATATTGTGAATGAGATCAATGACTCCTCAGCGTTTTCAATAATATGTGATGAGACAACCAATAGTGCCATGAAAGAACAGCTTTCAATTTGTGTAAGATACCCACAAAAATCATCAAAGGCTATCTTAATTAAGGAAAGATTCTTGGGTTTTGTTGATACTGAGGAGATGACTGGGACCCACTTACATAGCACCATCAAAACTTATCTGCAGCAAATTGGAGTTGATATGGATAAAATACATGGCCAGGCCTATGATAGCACCACtaatttgagaataaaatttaataaagtagCAGCAGAATTCAAGAAAGAAGAACCAAGAGCTTTATACATACATTGTTATGCACACTTTTTGGATTTATCAATAATTAGGTTttgtaaagaagtaaaagaaCTCCGAAGTGCTCTAAAAACTCTCAGTTCTTTGTTCAACACTATTTGTATGTCTGGGGAAATGTTGgcaaattttcaaaacatttgtaggctaagtcaaaacaaaacatgcaAGAAACATATATCACAATCATGTTGGACAGTCCATGATCGTACATTACTATCTGTGATTGACACTCTTCCAGAGATTATTGAAACACTGGAAGTTATAGCAAGCCATTCTTCAAATACAAGTTTCGCTGATGAATTGAGTCATTTGCTGACATTGGTTTCCAAGTTtgaatttgtcttttgtttgaaATTTCTGTATCGAGTGCTGAGTGTTACAGGAATTCTTTCCAAAGAGCTTCAAAATAAAACCatagacattttttctttgtcttcaaaaATAGAAGCAATTTTGGAATGTTTATCATCTGAAAGAAATGATGTATACTTTAAAACAATCTGGGATGGAGCAGAGGaaatatgtcaaaaaataacctgtaaaggttttaaaattgaaaaaccttctcttcagaaaagaagaaaaattcagaaatcagTAGATCTTGGCAGTTCAGATAATACGTTTTTTCCTACTTCAACAGAAgaacaatataaaattaatatctaTTATCAAGGATTAGATACTGtattacaaaatttaaagttATGTTTTTCAGAGTTTGATTAttgcaaaataaaggaaatttcagAACTGTTATTTAAATGGAATGAGCCATTAAATGAATCAACAGCAAAACATGTTCAGGAATTTTATAAACTTGATGAGGACATTATCCCAGAACTTAGATTTTATCGACATTATGCAAAGCTCAACTTTGTCATAGATGATAATTGCATAAACTTCGTCAGTCTCGGCTGTTTGTTTATTCAGCATGGTCTTCACAGTAATATTCCTTGTCTCTCAAAGCTATTATATATTGCTTTGTCTTGGCCAATTACTTCAGCAAGTACTGAGAATTCATTTTCTACCTTGCCTCGTCTTAAGACATATTTATGTAATACCTTGGGACAAGAGAAGCTTACTGGCCCAGCCCTAATGGCTGTTGAGCAGGAGTTGGTAAATAAACTAATGGAGCCTGAAAGACTCAATGAAATTGTGGAAAAGTTTATCAGTCAGATGAAAGAAATATAA
- the ZMYM1 gene encoding zinc finger MYM-type protein 1 isoform X4, translated as MTKCSMCQKTATIQYEVKYQNVKHNLCSNACLSKFHSANNFIMNCCENCGTYCYTSSSLSHILQMEGQSHYFNSSKSITAYKQKPAKPLISVPCKPLKPSDEMIETTSDLGKTELFCSINCFSAYSKAKMESSSVNVVSVVHDTSTELLSPKKDTTPVISNIVSLADTDVALPIMNTDVLQDTVSSVTATADVIVELSKSSPSEPSSAIASSSMEQPSLSPSSSVFSQHAIGSSIEVQKDNMKSMKISDELCHPKCTSKVQKVKGKSRSIKKSCCADFQCLENSKKDVAFCYSCQLFCQKYFSCGRESFATHGTSNWKKTLEKFSKHEKSEMHLKSLEFWREYQFCDGAVSDDLSIHSKQIEGNKKYLKLIIENILFLGKQCLPLRGNDQSVSSANKGNFLELLEMRAKDKGEETFRLMNSQVDFYNSTQIQSDIIEIIKTEMLQDIVNEINDSSAFSIICDETTNSAMKEQLSICVRYPQKSSKAILIKERFLGFVDTEEMTGTHLHSTIKTYLQQIGVDMDKIHGQAYDSTTNLRIKFNKVAAEFKKEEPRALYIHCYAHFLDLSIIRFCKEVKELRSALKTLSSLFNTICMSGEMLANFQNICRLSQNKTCKKHISQSCWTVHDRTLLSVIDTLPEIIETLEVIASHSSNTSFADELSHLLTLVSKFEFVFCLKFLYRVLSVTGILSKELQNKTIDIFSLSSKIEAILECLSSERNDVYFKTIWDGAEEICQKITCKGFKIEKPSLQKRRKIQKSVDLGSSDNTFFPTSTEEQYKINIYYQGLDTVLQNLKLCFSEFDYCKIKEISELLFKWNEPLNESTAKHVQEFYKLDEDIIPELRFYRHYAKLNFVIDDNCINFVSLGCLFIQHGLHSNIPCLSKLLYIALSWPITSASTENSFSTLPRLKTYLCNTLGQEKLTGPALMAVEQELVNKLMEPERLNEIVEKFISQMKEI; from the exons AAACCTGCCAAACCACTTATATCTGTTCCTTGCAAACCATTGAAGCCCTCAGATGAAATGATTGAGACTACCAGTGATTTGGGGAAGACAGAGCTTTTCTGCTCTATTAATTGTTTCTCTGCATACAGTAAAGCTAAGATGGAATCTTCTTCAG taaATGTTGTTTCCGTGGTGCACGATACTTCAACAGAGCTTCTCTCTCCAAAGAAAGATACAACTCCAGTTATAAGCAATATAGTGTCATTGGCAGACACCGATGTTGCCTTGCCCATCATGAACACTGATGTCTTACAAG ATACAGTTTCTTCAGTAACAGCAACAGCAGATGTCATTGTGGag CTTTCTAAGAGTTCACCTAGTGAACCCAGTAGTGCTATTGCAAGTAGTAGTATGGAACAGCCAAGCCTTTCACCATCTTCATCAGTATTCAGTCAGCATGCAATTGGTTCCAGTATAGAAGTACAAAAAGACAATATGAAATCTATGAAAATAAGTGATGAACTATGTCACCCAAAATGTACATCCAAAGTACAAAAAGTTAAAGGTAAATCAAGAAGTATTAAAAAATCTTGTTGTGCAGATTTTCAGTGTTTGGAAAACAGTAAAAAAGATGTGGCATTCTGTTATTCATGCCAGTTGTTCTGCCAAAAATATTTTAGCTGTGGAAGAGAGTCATTTGCAACCCATGGAACCTCTAATTGGAAAAAAACTCTGGAAAAATTCAGCAAGCATGAAAAAAGTGAAATGCATTTGAAGTCACTGGAATTTTGGAGAGAATACCAATTTTGTGATGGAGCTGTCAGTGATGATTTATCTATTCATTCGAAACAGATTGAGGGAAATAAAAAGTACCTAAAGcttataattgaaaatattttatttcttggaaaGCAGTGTTTACCCTTAAGAGGAAACGACCAGTCAGTTTCATCTGCGAATAAAGGCAATTTTTTAGAATTGTTAGAAATGAGAGCAAAAGATAAAGGAGAAGAAACATTTCGACTCATGAATTCACAAGTTGACTTCTATAACAGTACACAAATTCAAAGTgatattattgaaataataaagacTGAAATGTTGCAGGATATTGTGAATGAGATCAATGACTCCTCAGCGTTTTCAATAATATGTGATGAGACAACCAATAGTGCCATGAAAGAACAGCTTTCAATTTGTGTAAGATACCCACAAAAATCATCAAAGGCTATCTTAATTAAGGAAAGATTCTTGGGTTTTGTTGATACTGAGGAGATGACTGGGACCCACTTACATAGCACCATCAAAACTTATCTGCAGCAAATTGGAGTTGATATGGATAAAATACATGGCCAGGCCTATGATAGCACCACtaatttgagaataaaatttaataaagtagCAGCAGAATTCAAGAAAGAAGAACCAAGAGCTTTATACATACATTGTTATGCACACTTTTTGGATTTATCAATAATTAGGTTttgtaaagaagtaaaagaaCTCCGAAGTGCTCTAAAAACTCTCAGTTCTTTGTTCAACACTATTTGTATGTCTGGGGAAATGTTGgcaaattttcaaaacatttgtaggctaagtcaaaacaaaacatgcaAGAAACATATATCACAATCATGTTGGACAGTCCATGATCGTACATTACTATCTGTGATTGACACTCTTCCAGAGATTATTGAAACACTGGAAGTTATAGCAAGCCATTCTTCAAATACAAGTTTCGCTGATGAATTGAGTCATTTGCTGACATTGGTTTCCAAGTTtgaatttgtcttttgtttgaaATTTCTGTATCGAGTGCTGAGTGTTACAGGAATTCTTTCCAAAGAGCTTCAAAATAAAACCatagacattttttctttgtcttcaaaaATAGAAGCAATTTTGGAATGTTTATCATCTGAAAGAAATGATGTATACTTTAAAACAATCTGGGATGGAGCAGAGGaaatatgtcaaaaaataacctgtaaaggttttaaaattgaaaaaccttctcttcagaaaagaagaaaaattcagaaatcagTAGATCTTGGCAGTTCAGATAATACGTTTTTTCCTACTTCAACAGAAgaacaatataaaattaatatctaTTATCAAGGATTAGATACTGtattacaaaatttaaagttATGTTTTTCAGAGTTTGATTAttgcaaaataaaggaaatttcagAACTGTTATTTAAATGGAATGAGCCATTAAATGAATCAACAGCAAAACATGTTCAGGAATTTTATAAACTTGATGAGGACATTATCCCAGAACTTAGATTTTATCGACATTATGCAAAGCTCAACTTTGTCATAGATGATAATTGCATAAACTTCGTCAGTCTCGGCTGTTTGTTTATTCAGCATGGTCTTCACAGTAATATTCCTTGTCTCTCAAAGCTATTATATATTGCTTTGTCTTGGCCAATTACTTCAGCAAGTACTGAGAATTCATTTTCTACCTTGCCTCGTCTTAAGACATATTTATGTAATACCTTGGGACAAGAGAAGCTTACTGGCCCAGCCCTAATGGCTGTTGAGCAGGAGTTGGTAAATAAACTAATGGAGCCTGAAAGACTCAATGAAATTGTGGAAAAGTTTATCAGTCAGATGAAAGAAATATAA